One stretch of Scatophagus argus isolate fScaArg1 chromosome 18, fScaArg1.pri, whole genome shotgun sequence DNA includes these proteins:
- the LOC124049522 gene encoding myelin-associated glycoprotein-like isoform X5: MLSSELSTGRAGGNRSSCNTKKWTHSYNYTLHRVCAMGVTAVVSGNMVTAITLSVVFVSGVLAACPGDSDLFITAPKKMEALNGSCLQIPCSFTFRSEQEFDGSRKTFGVWIKSNPFFGSKPENVIFNSSETVKTYPMRITGNLSEKDCTTLFSSLLTSYTDRYYFRAENRPLVATDICESVQIRVQDSPPRPRIEISGEISGDLKEEQSVTITCSAVTPCPHSPPQLTWSLQQDTRNNTEENADGTFTTKIQETITLSDQHDGNNITCSATYPVNEGKDVRTAQETKTLSVSYAPKDTSVSISPSGLVSAGSWVNLTCSSRAKPPVSFSWFRISKDGPTSSCWLSMASSCWRDHRDHGAHRSACCSCLAFKEETFCSTTDSTTDSEPDRSRRRKHPLRRDRLLQAETRTVLVLSAGQQTAGGHAVCAGQHVQAGQQLNTDCWRHRRYLRSSEEAMSCLVRVKT; encoded by the exons ATGCTTTCTTCAGAATTATCAACAGGAAGGGCAGGAGGCAACAGGAGCTCTTGCAATACAAAAAAGTGGACTCACAGCTACAACTACACCCTACAccgtgtatgt GCGATGGGGGTCACTGCAGTCGTGTCTGGGAATATGGTGACAGCCATCACGCTGAGTGTCGTCTTTGTTTCAG GTGTTTTGGCTGCTTGTCCTGGTGATTCAGACCTCTTCATTACTGCACCAAAGAAGATGGAAGCACTGAATGGATCTTGTTTGCAAATCCCATGTAGCTTTACATTTCGGTCAGAACAAGAGTTTGACGGCAGCAGAAAAACCTTTGGAGTGTGGATTAAAAGTAACCCATTTTTTGGCAGCAAACCAGAAAATGTGATCTTCAACAGTAGTGAGACAGTTAAAACCTATCCAATGAGGATTACTGGAAACCTGAGTGAGAAAGACTGCACcactctgttttccagtttattaACAAGTTACACAGACAGGTACTACTTCAGAGCTGAGAATCGACCACTCGTGGCGACAGATATTTGTGAATCTGTTCAAATAAGAGTTCAAG ATTCTCCTCCGAGGCCCAGAATTGAGATCTCAGGTGAGATCTCAGGTGATCTGAAGGAGGAGCAGTCTGTCACTATAACCTGCTCAGCTGTCACTCCCTGTCCACACTCCCCTCCTCAACTCACCTGGAGTCTCCAACAAGACACTCGCAACAACACGGAGGAAAACGCAGATGGAACCTTTACAACTAAAATCCAGGAGACCATCACTCTGTCAGACCAACATGATGGAAACAACATCACCTGTTCTGCCACATATCCTGTGAATGAAGGAAAAGATGTCAGGACGGCCCAGGAGACAAAGACTCTCAGTGTGTCAT ATGCTCCCAAGGACACCTCAGtgtccatcagtccatcagGTTTGGTGTCAGCAGGTAGCTGGGTGAACCTGACCTGCTCCAGCAGAGCCAAACCTCCTGTCAGCTTCAGCTGGTTCAGGATCAGCAAAGATGGACCCAC gagCTCCTGCTGGCTCTCAATGGCAAGCAGTTGTTGGAGGGATCATCGGGATCATGGTGCTCATCGGTCtgcttgttgttcttgtttG GCTTTTAAAGAAGAAACGTTCTGCTCCACAACAGACTCCACAACAGACT CAGAGCCAGACAGaagcaggagaagaaaacaTCCATTACGGAGAGATCGACTTCTCCAAGCGGAGACCCGAACCGTCCTCGTCCTCAGTGCgggacagcagacagcaggaggacaCGCTGTATGCGCAGGTCAACACGTCCAAGCCGGCCAACAGCTCAACACCGACTGCTGGCGGCACAGACGATATCTACGCTCAAGTGAAGAAGCAATGAGTTGTCTTGTTCGTGTCAAGACATAA
- the LOC124049522 gene encoding myelin-associated glycoprotein-like isoform X3, translating into MLSSELSTGRAGGNRSSCNTKKWTHSYNYTLHRVCAMGVTAVVSGNMVTAITLSVVFVSGVLAACPGDSDLFITAPKKMEALNGSCLQIPCSFTFRSEQEFDGSRKTFGVWIKSNPFFGSKPENVIFNSSETVKTYPMRITGNLSEKDCTTLFSSLLTSYTDRYYFRAENRPLVATDICESVQIRVQDSPPRPRIEISGEISGDLKEEQSVTITCSAVTPCPHSPPQLTWSLQQDTRNNTEENADGTFTTKIQETITLSDQHDGNNITCSATYPVNEGKDVRTAQETKTLSVSYAPKDTSVSISPSGLVSAGSWVNLTCSSRAKPPVSFSWFRISKDGPTSSCWLSMASSCWRDHRDHGAHRSACCSCLAFKEETFCSTTDSTTDSTTDSEPDRSRRRKHPLRRDRLLQAETRTVLVLSAGQQTAGGHAVCAGQHVQAGQQLNTDCWRHRRYLRSSEEAMSCLVRVKT; encoded by the exons ATGCTTTCTTCAGAATTATCAACAGGAAGGGCAGGAGGCAACAGGAGCTCTTGCAATACAAAAAAGTGGACTCACAGCTACAACTACACCCTACAccgtgtatgt GCGATGGGGGTCACTGCAGTCGTGTCTGGGAATATGGTGACAGCCATCACGCTGAGTGTCGTCTTTGTTTCAG GTGTTTTGGCTGCTTGTCCTGGTGATTCAGACCTCTTCATTACTGCACCAAAGAAGATGGAAGCACTGAATGGATCTTGTTTGCAAATCCCATGTAGCTTTACATTTCGGTCAGAACAAGAGTTTGACGGCAGCAGAAAAACCTTTGGAGTGTGGATTAAAAGTAACCCATTTTTTGGCAGCAAACCAGAAAATGTGATCTTCAACAGTAGTGAGACAGTTAAAACCTATCCAATGAGGATTACTGGAAACCTGAGTGAGAAAGACTGCACcactctgttttccagtttattaACAAGTTACACAGACAGGTACTACTTCAGAGCTGAGAATCGACCACTCGTGGCGACAGATATTTGTGAATCTGTTCAAATAAGAGTTCAAG ATTCTCCTCCGAGGCCCAGAATTGAGATCTCAGGTGAGATCTCAGGTGATCTGAAGGAGGAGCAGTCTGTCACTATAACCTGCTCAGCTGTCACTCCCTGTCCACACTCCCCTCCTCAACTCACCTGGAGTCTCCAACAAGACACTCGCAACAACACGGAGGAAAACGCAGATGGAACCTTTACAACTAAAATCCAGGAGACCATCACTCTGTCAGACCAACATGATGGAAACAACATCACCTGTTCTGCCACATATCCTGTGAATGAAGGAAAAGATGTCAGGACGGCCCAGGAGACAAAGACTCTCAGTGTGTCAT ATGCTCCCAAGGACACCTCAGtgtccatcagtccatcagGTTTGGTGTCAGCAGGTAGCTGGGTGAACCTGACCTGCTCCAGCAGAGCCAAACCTCCTGTCAGCTTCAGCTGGTTCAGGATCAGCAAAGATGGACCCAC gagCTCCTGCTGGCTCTCAATGGCAAGCAGTTGTTGGAGGGATCATCGGGATCATGGTGCTCATCGGTCtgcttgttgttcttgtttG GCTTTTAAAGAAGAAACGTTCTGCTCCACAACAGACTCCACAACAGACTCCACAACAGACTCAG AGCCAGACAGaagcaggagaagaaaacaTCCATTACGGAGAGATCGACTTCTCCAAGCGGAGACCCGAACCGTCCTCGTCCTCAGTGCgggacagcagacagcaggaggacaCGCTGTATGCGCAGGTCAACACGTCCAAGCCGGCCAACAGCTCAACACCGACTGCTGGCGGCACAGACGATATCTACGCTCAAGTGAAGAAGCAATGAGTTGTCTTGTTCGTGTCAAGACATAA
- the LOC124049522 gene encoding vascular cell adhesion protein 1-like isoform X6, whose translation MGVTAVVSGNMVTAITLSVVFVSGVLAACPGDSDLFITAPKKMEALNGSCLQIPCSFTFRSEQEFDGSRKTFGVWIKSNPFFGSKPENVIFNSSETVKTYPMRITGNLSEKDCTTLFSSLLTSYTDRYYFRAENRPLVATDICESVQIRVQDSPPRPRIEISGEISGDLKEEQSVTITCSAVTPCPHSPPQLTWSLQQDTRNNTEENADGTFTTKIQETITLSDQHDGNNITCSATYPVNEGKDVRTAQETKTLSVSYAPKDTSVSISPSGLVSAGSWVNLTCSSRAKPPVSFSWFRISKDGPTLVSEGHFYSFNVTEGGVYYCVATNELGNHSSIIRIDIEGAPAGSQWQAVVGGIIGIMVLIGLLVVLVWLLKKKRSAPQQTPQQTPQQTQSQTEAGEENIHYGEIDFSKRRPEPSSSSVRDSRQQEDTLYAQVNTSKPANSSTPTAGGTDDIYAQVKKQ comes from the exons ATGGGGGTCACTGCAGTCGTGTCTGGGAATATGGTGACAGCCATCACGCTGAGTGTCGTCTTTGTTTCAG GTGTTTTGGCTGCTTGTCCTGGTGATTCAGACCTCTTCATTACTGCACCAAAGAAGATGGAAGCACTGAATGGATCTTGTTTGCAAATCCCATGTAGCTTTACATTTCGGTCAGAACAAGAGTTTGACGGCAGCAGAAAAACCTTTGGAGTGTGGATTAAAAGTAACCCATTTTTTGGCAGCAAACCAGAAAATGTGATCTTCAACAGTAGTGAGACAGTTAAAACCTATCCAATGAGGATTACTGGAAACCTGAGTGAGAAAGACTGCACcactctgttttccagtttattaACAAGTTACACAGACAGGTACTACTTCAGAGCTGAGAATCGACCACTCGTGGCGACAGATATTTGTGAATCTGTTCAAATAAGAGTTCAAG ATTCTCCTCCGAGGCCCAGAATTGAGATCTCAGGTGAGATCTCAGGTGATCTGAAGGAGGAGCAGTCTGTCACTATAACCTGCTCAGCTGTCACTCCCTGTCCACACTCCCCTCCTCAACTCACCTGGAGTCTCCAACAAGACACTCGCAACAACACGGAGGAAAACGCAGATGGAACCTTTACAACTAAAATCCAGGAGACCATCACTCTGTCAGACCAACATGATGGAAACAACATCACCTGTTCTGCCACATATCCTGTGAATGAAGGAAAAGATGTCAGGACGGCCCAGGAGACAAAGACTCTCAGTGTGTCAT ATGCTCCCAAGGACACCTCAGtgtccatcagtccatcagGTTTGGTGTCAGCAGGTAGCTGGGTGAACCTGACCTGCTCCAGCAGAGCCAAACCTCCTGTCAGCTTCAGCTGGTTCAGGATCAGCAAAGATGGACCCACGTTGGTATCTGAAGGACACTTTTACAGCTTTAATGTGACAGAAGGAGGAGTTTATTACTGCGTGGCCACAAATGAGCTTGGCAATCACTCATCAATAATCCGTATTGATATTGAAG gagCTCCTGCTGGCTCTCAATGGCAAGCAGTTGTTGGAGGGATCATCGGGATCATGGTGCTCATCGGTCtgcttgttgttcttgtttG GCTTTTAAAGAAGAAACGTTCTGCTCCACAACAGACTCCACAACAGACTCCACAACAGACTCAG AGCCAGACAGaagcaggagaagaaaacaTCCATTACGGAGAGATCGACTTCTCCAAGCGGAGACCCGAACCGTCCTCGTCCTCAGTGCgggacagcagacagcaggaggacaCGCTGTATGCGCAGGTCAACACGTCCAAGCCGGCCAACAGCTCAACACCGACTGCTGGCGGCACAGACGATATCTACGCTCAAGTGAAGAAGCAATGA
- the LOC124049522 gene encoding myelin-associated glycoprotein-like isoform X2 yields MLSSELSTGRAGGNRSSCNTKKWTHSYNYTLHRVCAMGVTAVVSGNMVTAITLSVVFVSGVLAACPGDSDLFITAPKKMEALNGSCLQIPCSFTFRSEQEFDGSRKTFGVWIKSNPFFGSKPENVIFNSSETVKTYPMRITGNLSEKDCTTLFSSLLTSYTDRYYFRAENRPLVATDICESVQIRVQDSPPRPRIEISGEISGDLKEEQSVTITCSAVTPCPHSPPQLTWSLQQDTRNNTEENADGTFTTKIQETITLSDQHDGNNITCSATYPVNEGKDVRTAQETKTLSVSYAPKDTSVSISPSGLVSAGSWVNLTCSSRAKPPVSFSWFRISKDGPTLVSEGHFYSFNVTEGGVYYCVATNELGNHSSIIRIDIEGAPAGSQWQAVVGGIIGIMVLIGLLVVLVWLLKKKRSAPQQTPQQTQSQTEAGEENIHYGEIDFSKRRPEPSSSSVRDSRQQEDTLYAQVNTSKPANSSTPTAGGTDDIYAQVKKQ; encoded by the exons ATGCTTTCTTCAGAATTATCAACAGGAAGGGCAGGAGGCAACAGGAGCTCTTGCAATACAAAAAAGTGGACTCACAGCTACAACTACACCCTACAccgtgtatgt GCGATGGGGGTCACTGCAGTCGTGTCTGGGAATATGGTGACAGCCATCACGCTGAGTGTCGTCTTTGTTTCAG GTGTTTTGGCTGCTTGTCCTGGTGATTCAGACCTCTTCATTACTGCACCAAAGAAGATGGAAGCACTGAATGGATCTTGTTTGCAAATCCCATGTAGCTTTACATTTCGGTCAGAACAAGAGTTTGACGGCAGCAGAAAAACCTTTGGAGTGTGGATTAAAAGTAACCCATTTTTTGGCAGCAAACCAGAAAATGTGATCTTCAACAGTAGTGAGACAGTTAAAACCTATCCAATGAGGATTACTGGAAACCTGAGTGAGAAAGACTGCACcactctgttttccagtttattaACAAGTTACACAGACAGGTACTACTTCAGAGCTGAGAATCGACCACTCGTGGCGACAGATATTTGTGAATCTGTTCAAATAAGAGTTCAAG ATTCTCCTCCGAGGCCCAGAATTGAGATCTCAGGTGAGATCTCAGGTGATCTGAAGGAGGAGCAGTCTGTCACTATAACCTGCTCAGCTGTCACTCCCTGTCCACACTCCCCTCCTCAACTCACCTGGAGTCTCCAACAAGACACTCGCAACAACACGGAGGAAAACGCAGATGGAACCTTTACAACTAAAATCCAGGAGACCATCACTCTGTCAGACCAACATGATGGAAACAACATCACCTGTTCTGCCACATATCCTGTGAATGAAGGAAAAGATGTCAGGACGGCCCAGGAGACAAAGACTCTCAGTGTGTCAT ATGCTCCCAAGGACACCTCAGtgtccatcagtccatcagGTTTGGTGTCAGCAGGTAGCTGGGTGAACCTGACCTGCTCCAGCAGAGCCAAACCTCCTGTCAGCTTCAGCTGGTTCAGGATCAGCAAAGATGGACCCACGTTGGTATCTGAAGGACACTTTTACAGCTTTAATGTGACAGAAGGAGGAGTTTATTACTGCGTGGCCACAAATGAGCTTGGCAATCACTCATCAATAATCCGTATTGATATTGAAG gagCTCCTGCTGGCTCTCAATGGCAAGCAGTTGTTGGAGGGATCATCGGGATCATGGTGCTCATCGGTCtgcttgttgttcttgtttG GCTTTTAAAGAAGAAACGTTCTGCTCCACAACAGACTCCACAACAGACT CAGAGCCAGACAGaagcaggagaagaaaacaTCCATTACGGAGAGATCGACTTCTCCAAGCGGAGACCCGAACCGTCCTCGTCCTCAGTGCgggacagcagacagcaggaggacaCGCTGTATGCGCAGGTCAACACGTCCAAGCCGGCCAACAGCTCAACACCGACTGCTGGCGGCACAGACGATATCTACGCTCAAGTGAAGAAGCAATGA
- the LOC124049522 gene encoding vascular cell adhesion protein 1-like isoform X4 produces MQAMGVTAVVSGNMVTAITLSVVFVSGVLAACPGDSDLFITAPKKMEALNGSCLQIPCSFTFRSEQEFDGSRKTFGVWIKSNPFFGSKPENVIFNSSETVKTYPMRITGNLSEKDCTTLFSSLLTSYTDRYYFRAENRPLVATDICESVQIRVQDSPPRPRIEISGEISGDLKEEQSVTITCSAVTPCPHSPPQLTWSLQQDTRNNTEENADGTFTTKIQETITLSDQHDGNNITCSATYPVNEGKDVRTAQETKTLSVSYAPKDTSVSISPSGLVSAGSWVNLTCSSRAKPPVSFSWFRISKDGPTLVSEGHFYSFNVTEGGVYYCVATNELGNHSSIIRIDIEGAPAGSQWQAVVGGIIGIMVLIGLLVVLVWLLKKKRSAPQQTPQQTPQQTQSQTEAGEENIHYGEIDFSKRRPEPSSSSVRDSRQQEDTLYAQVNTSKPANSSTPTAGGTDDIYAQVKKQ; encoded by the exons ATGCAGGCGATGGGGGTCACTGCAGTCGTGTCTGGGAATATGGTGACAGCCATCACGCTGAGTGTCGTCTTTGTTTCAG GTGTTTTGGCTGCTTGTCCTGGTGATTCAGACCTCTTCATTACTGCACCAAAGAAGATGGAAGCACTGAATGGATCTTGTTTGCAAATCCCATGTAGCTTTACATTTCGGTCAGAACAAGAGTTTGACGGCAGCAGAAAAACCTTTGGAGTGTGGATTAAAAGTAACCCATTTTTTGGCAGCAAACCAGAAAATGTGATCTTCAACAGTAGTGAGACAGTTAAAACCTATCCAATGAGGATTACTGGAAACCTGAGTGAGAAAGACTGCACcactctgttttccagtttattaACAAGTTACACAGACAGGTACTACTTCAGAGCTGAGAATCGACCACTCGTGGCGACAGATATTTGTGAATCTGTTCAAATAAGAGTTCAAG ATTCTCCTCCGAGGCCCAGAATTGAGATCTCAGGTGAGATCTCAGGTGATCTGAAGGAGGAGCAGTCTGTCACTATAACCTGCTCAGCTGTCACTCCCTGTCCACACTCCCCTCCTCAACTCACCTGGAGTCTCCAACAAGACACTCGCAACAACACGGAGGAAAACGCAGATGGAACCTTTACAACTAAAATCCAGGAGACCATCACTCTGTCAGACCAACATGATGGAAACAACATCACCTGTTCTGCCACATATCCTGTGAATGAAGGAAAAGATGTCAGGACGGCCCAGGAGACAAAGACTCTCAGTGTGTCAT ATGCTCCCAAGGACACCTCAGtgtccatcagtccatcagGTTTGGTGTCAGCAGGTAGCTGGGTGAACCTGACCTGCTCCAGCAGAGCCAAACCTCCTGTCAGCTTCAGCTGGTTCAGGATCAGCAAAGATGGACCCACGTTGGTATCTGAAGGACACTTTTACAGCTTTAATGTGACAGAAGGAGGAGTTTATTACTGCGTGGCCACAAATGAGCTTGGCAATCACTCATCAATAATCCGTATTGATATTGAAG gagCTCCTGCTGGCTCTCAATGGCAAGCAGTTGTTGGAGGGATCATCGGGATCATGGTGCTCATCGGTCtgcttgttgttcttgtttG GCTTTTAAAGAAGAAACGTTCTGCTCCACAACAGACTCCACAACAGACTCCACAACAGACTCAG AGCCAGACAGaagcaggagaagaaaacaTCCATTACGGAGAGATCGACTTCTCCAAGCGGAGACCCGAACCGTCCTCGTCCTCAGTGCgggacagcagacagcaggaggacaCGCTGTATGCGCAGGTCAACACGTCCAAGCCGGCCAACAGCTCAACACCGACTGCTGGCGGCACAGACGATATCTACGCTCAAGTGAAGAAGCAATGA
- the LOC124049522 gene encoding myelin-associated glycoprotein-like isoform X1: protein MLSSELSTGRAGGNRSSCNTKKWTHSYNYTLHRVCAMGVTAVVSGNMVTAITLSVVFVSGVLAACPGDSDLFITAPKKMEALNGSCLQIPCSFTFRSEQEFDGSRKTFGVWIKSNPFFGSKPENVIFNSSETVKTYPMRITGNLSEKDCTTLFSSLLTSYTDRYYFRAENRPLVATDICESVQIRVQDSPPRPRIEISGEISGDLKEEQSVTITCSAVTPCPHSPPQLTWSLQQDTRNNTEENADGTFTTKIQETITLSDQHDGNNITCSATYPVNEGKDVRTAQETKTLSVSYAPKDTSVSISPSGLVSAGSWVNLTCSSRAKPPVSFSWFRISKDGPTLVSEGHFYSFNVTEGGVYYCVATNELGNHSSIIRIDIEGAPAGSQWQAVVGGIIGIMVLIGLLVVLVWLLKKKRSAPQQTPQQTPQQTQSQTEAGEENIHYGEIDFSKRRPEPSSSSVRDSRQQEDTLYAQVNTSKPANSSTPTAGGTDDIYAQVKKQ, encoded by the exons ATGCTTTCTTCAGAATTATCAACAGGAAGGGCAGGAGGCAACAGGAGCTCTTGCAATACAAAAAAGTGGACTCACAGCTACAACTACACCCTACAccgtgtatgt GCGATGGGGGTCACTGCAGTCGTGTCTGGGAATATGGTGACAGCCATCACGCTGAGTGTCGTCTTTGTTTCAG GTGTTTTGGCTGCTTGTCCTGGTGATTCAGACCTCTTCATTACTGCACCAAAGAAGATGGAAGCACTGAATGGATCTTGTTTGCAAATCCCATGTAGCTTTACATTTCGGTCAGAACAAGAGTTTGACGGCAGCAGAAAAACCTTTGGAGTGTGGATTAAAAGTAACCCATTTTTTGGCAGCAAACCAGAAAATGTGATCTTCAACAGTAGTGAGACAGTTAAAACCTATCCAATGAGGATTACTGGAAACCTGAGTGAGAAAGACTGCACcactctgttttccagtttattaACAAGTTACACAGACAGGTACTACTTCAGAGCTGAGAATCGACCACTCGTGGCGACAGATATTTGTGAATCTGTTCAAATAAGAGTTCAAG ATTCTCCTCCGAGGCCCAGAATTGAGATCTCAGGTGAGATCTCAGGTGATCTGAAGGAGGAGCAGTCTGTCACTATAACCTGCTCAGCTGTCACTCCCTGTCCACACTCCCCTCCTCAACTCACCTGGAGTCTCCAACAAGACACTCGCAACAACACGGAGGAAAACGCAGATGGAACCTTTACAACTAAAATCCAGGAGACCATCACTCTGTCAGACCAACATGATGGAAACAACATCACCTGTTCTGCCACATATCCTGTGAATGAAGGAAAAGATGTCAGGACGGCCCAGGAGACAAAGACTCTCAGTGTGTCAT ATGCTCCCAAGGACACCTCAGtgtccatcagtccatcagGTTTGGTGTCAGCAGGTAGCTGGGTGAACCTGACCTGCTCCAGCAGAGCCAAACCTCCTGTCAGCTTCAGCTGGTTCAGGATCAGCAAAGATGGACCCACGTTGGTATCTGAAGGACACTTTTACAGCTTTAATGTGACAGAAGGAGGAGTTTATTACTGCGTGGCCACAAATGAGCTTGGCAATCACTCATCAATAATCCGTATTGATATTGAAG gagCTCCTGCTGGCTCTCAATGGCAAGCAGTTGTTGGAGGGATCATCGGGATCATGGTGCTCATCGGTCtgcttgttgttcttgtttG GCTTTTAAAGAAGAAACGTTCTGCTCCACAACAGACTCCACAACAGACTCCACAACAGACTCAG AGCCAGACAGaagcaggagaagaaaacaTCCATTACGGAGAGATCGACTTCTCCAAGCGGAGACCCGAACCGTCCTCGTCCTCAGTGCgggacagcagacagcaggaggacaCGCTGTATGCGCAGGTCAACACGTCCAAGCCGGCCAACAGCTCAACACCGACTGCTGGCGGCACAGACGATATCTACGCTCAAGTGAAGAAGCAATGA
- the LOC124049525 gene encoding B-cell receptor CD22-like yields the protein MFPSVNVVTASVLLGFLLVSGVLAACPKPAVLFITAPKMKMEALSGSCLQVPCKFTPKMGQTFDGRGETFGVWIKHDSAFGNDFNNVIFNSSGTVNTYPMRITGNLSEKDCTTLFSSLLTRYTDTYYFRIESKSLTATASCDPVKITVRDSPPRPRIEISGDLKEEQSVTITCSAVTPCPHSPPQLTWSLQQDARNNMEENADGTFTTKIQETITLSDQHDGNNITCSATYPVNEGKDVRTAQETKTLSVSYAPKDTSVSISPSGLVSAGSWVNLTCSSRAKPPVSFSWFRISKDGPTLVSEGHFYSFNVTEGGVYYCVATNHLGRQQSSDVHLPNKEQPGSSWGPVVGGIIGIIVLICVVVTVWWLKSRHPTLQLTQSLTAEEPKTAKTTEDIHYGEIDFSRWGPQASVQDGGQHQDTLYAQVKVSKMANTLTRC from the exons ATGTTTCCGTCTGTGAATGTGGTGACAGCCAGCGTGTTGTTGGGATTCTTGTTAGTTTCGG GTGTTTTGGCTGCTTGTCCTAAGCCAGCAGTCCTCTTCATTACTGCACCAAAGATGAAGATGGAAGCACTGAGTGGATCTTGTTTGCAAGTCCCATGTAAATTTACACCTAAAATGGGACAAACGTTTGACGGCAGGGGAGAAACGTTCGGAGTGTGGATTAAACATGACTCCGCATTTGGAAACGATTTTAACAAcgtgattttcaacagcagtgGGACAGTTAACACCTATCCAATGAGGATTACTGGAAACCTGAGTGAGAAAGACTGCACcactctgttttccagtttattaACAAGGTACACAGACACGTACTACTTCAGAATTGAGAGCAAATCATTGACTGCAACGGCTTCCTGCGATCCTGTTAAAATAACAGTTCGAG ATTCTCCTCCGAGGCCCAGAATTGAGATCTCAGGTGATCTGAAAGAGGAGCAGTCTGTCACTATAACCTGCTCAGCTGTCACTCCCTGTCCACACTCCCCTCCTCAACTCACCTGGAGTCTCCAACAAGACGCTCGCAACAACATGGAGGAAAACGCAGATGGAACCTTTACAACTAAAATCCAGGAGACCATCACTCTGTCAGACCAACATGATGGAAACAACATCACCTGTTCTGCCACATATCCTGTGAATGAAGGAAAAGATGTCAGGACGGCCCAGGAGACAAAGACTCTCAGTGTGTCAT ATGCTCCCAAGGACACCTCAGtgtccatcagtccatcagGTTTGGTGTCAGCAGGTAGCTGGGTGAACCTGACCTGCTCCAGCAGAGCCAAGCCTCCTGTCAGCTTCAGCTGGTTCAGGATCAGCAAAGATGGACCCACGTTGGTATCTGAAGGACACTTTTACAGCTTTAATGTGACAGAAGGAGGAGTTTATTACTGCGTGGCCACAAATCACCTTGGTAGACAACAATCATCAGATGTCCACCTGCCTAACAAAG AGCAGCCTGGTAGCTCGTGGGGCCCAGTTGTTGGAGGAATCATCGGGATTATTGTTCTCATCTGTGTGGTTGTGACCGTTTG GTGGTTAAAATCAAGACATCCAACTTTACAGCTGACACAG AGCCTAACAGCTGAAGAGCCAAAGACAGCCAAAACAACCGAAGACATCCATTACGGGGAGATCGACTTCTCCAGGTGGGGACCTCAGGCCTCGGTGCAGGACGGTGGACAGCATCAGGACACACTGTATGCACAGGTCAAAGTGTCCAAGATGGCAAACACTTTAACACGATGCTGA